One genomic window of Sarcophilus harrisii chromosome X, mSarHar1.11, whole genome shotgun sequence includes the following:
- the LOC100913635 gene encoding olfactory receptor 3A2-like yields the protein MDLQPSYNVTSVTEFILLGLTERWELQPVLFAVFLLAYAATVGGNMGILAAILVEPKLHTPMYFFLGNLSLLDIGCVSVTVPPMLARLLSHEQAVPFAACLSQLFFFHLLAGVDCFLLTAMAYDRFLAICRPLTYTTRMGRGVQGALVAASWACSLGNALTHTVALSTLDFCGPNVVNHFYCDLPPLFRLACSSTRLNELLLFALGVVMAGAPTVLIVTSYLHVAAAVLRIRSAEGRKKAFSTCSSHLAVVGIFYGAGIFSYMRLGSVEASDQSKGVGILNTVLSPMLNPLIYSLRNPDVQGALRRVFTGRRVSA from the coding sequence ATGGACCTACAACCTAGTTACAATGTGACATCGGTGACAGAGTTCATCTTGCTGGGGCTGACAGAGAGGTGGGAACTGCAGCCGGTCCTTTTCGCCGTCTTTCTCTTGGCCTACGCAGCCACGGTCGGTGGCAACATGGGCATCTTGGCTGCCATTTTGGTGGAGCCCAAGCTGCATACGCCCATGTACTTCTTTCTGGGGAATCTGTCGCTGTTAGATATCGGCTGTGTCAGCGTCACGGTGCCCCCAATGCTGGCGCGACTTCTATCCCACGAGCAGGCTGTCCCCTTTGCCGCCTGCCTCTCCCAGCTCTTCTTCTTCCACCTGCTGGCTGGAGTTGACTGCTTCCTACTGACCGCCATGGCCTATGACCGCTTCCTAGCCATCTGCCGCCCCCTCACCTATACAACTCGCATGGGCCGAGGAGTCCAGGGAGCACTCGTGGCTGCATCTTGGGCCTGCTCGCTCGGAAACGCGTTGACCCACACGGTGGCACTATCCACGCTGGACTTCTGCGGCCCCAATGTGGTGAACCACTTCTACTGCgacctcccccctctctttcgcCTGGCCTGCTCCAGCACTCGCCTCAACGAGCTGCTGCTCTTCGCTCTGGGCGTGGTCATGGCCGGAGCCCCCACGGTCCTCATCGTCACTTCCTACCTGCACGTGGCGGCTGCCGTGCTGAGGATCCGCTCGGCAGAGGGCCGCAAGAAGGCCTTCTCCACCTGCAGCTCCCACCTGGCCGTGGTGGGCATCTTCTATGGGGCTGGCATCTTTAGCTACATGCGCCTGGGTTCCGTCGAGGCCTCAGACCAGAGCAAAGGGGTTGGGATCCTCAACACCGTCCTCAGTCCCATGCTCAACCCGCTCATTTACAGCCTCCGGAACCCAGACGTGCAGGGAGCCCTGCGCCGGGTTTTCACCGGCCGGAGAGTCTCGGCATGA
- the ARAF gene encoding serine/threonine-protein kinase A-Raf yields MMRRGPTATPVGSSRSLTAAEDPAATPSSSSRVGGTVKVYLPNQQRTVVTARDGMTVSDSLDKALKVRGLNQDCCAVYHLVQGRKTATAWDAAIAPLHGEELTVEVRADVPLAAAHNFARKTFLAPTFCDFCRRFLFHGFRCQTCGYKFHQHCSARVPTVCVDMATARQPCYRSVQDLTGGPGAPEPQSGGQALCESHTPKSPRTQTPASHGETFAFPGSGGPPLQRIRSTSTPNVHMISTTMPVDSRLVQQAAQAFTAEGTGGERTPQSSPSPSLVSPPGRKSPHPKFSSEPLERKSSASADDKKKVKSLGYRDSGYYWEVAPGEVQLLKRIGTGSFGTVFRGRWHGDVAVKVLKVAQPTAEQAQAFKNEMQVLRKTRHVNILLFMGFMTRPDFAIITQWCEGSSLYHHLHVADTHFDMVQLIDVARQTAQGMDYLHAKNIIHRDLKSNNIFLHEGLTVKIGDFGLATVKTRWSGAQQVEQPTGSVLWMASEVIRMQDKNPYSFQSDVYAYGVVLYELMSGSLPYSHINNRDQIIFMVGRGYLSPDLTKVSNNCPKAMKKLLADCLRFQREERPLFPEILVTIELLQRVLPKIERSASEPSLHRAQTEELPSSLLGALRLFGP; encoded by the exons ATGATGAGACGAGGCCCAACTGCCACCCCCGTAGGATCCTCCAGGAGCCTAACCGCAGCAGAAGATCCTGCTGCGACCCCTTCGAGCAGCAGTCGGGTAGGGGGCACTGTGAAGGTCTATCTGCCCAACCAGCAGCGTACAGTG GTAACCGCCCGGGATGGAATGACCGTCTCCGACTCACTGGACAAGGCACTGAAGGTGCGGGGACTGAACCAAGACTGCTGTGCTGTCTATCACCTTGTACAGGG CCGGAAGACAGCAACGGCCTGGGATGCAGCCATTGCTCCTTTGCATGGGGAAGAACTGACGGTCGAGGTCCGGGCTGATGTTCCACTCGCAGCTGCCCACAACTTTGCCCGGAAGACATTCCTGGCTCCCACCTTCTGCGACTTCTGCCGCCGCTTCCTCTTTCATGGCTTCCGCTGCCAGACATGTGGCTACAAGTTCCACCAACACTGCAGTGCCCGGGTCCCCACCGTCTGTGTTGACATGGCTACCGCCCGCCAACC TTGCTACCGCAGTGTCCAGGACTTGACTGGAGGCCCTGGTGCTCCTGAGCCCCAGTCTGGAGGCCAGGCTCTGTGTGAGTCCCACACCCCAAAGAGTCCCAG GACACAAACACCAGCCTCCCACGGGGAGACTTTTGCTTTCCCTGGGTCTGGAGGCCCACCCCTCCAGAGGATCCGCTCTACATCCACACCCAATGTGCACATGATCAGCACCACGATGCCTGTGGACAGTAGGCTCGTACAG CAGGCAGCCCAGGCCTTCACTGCTGAAG GAACAGGTGGGGAAAGGACCCCCCAAAGCAGTCCTAGCCCCAGCCTTGTGTCCCCCCCTGGAAGGAAATCCCCACACCCCAAGTTTTCATCAGAGCCCCTTGAGCGCAAGTCCTCAGCTTCAGCTGATGATAAGAAGAAAGTG AAGTCCCTGGGTTACCGAGACTCAGGCTACTACTGGGAGGTGGCCCCAGGGGAGGTGCAGCTGCTGAAGAGGATCGGGACGGGCTCCTTTGGGACCGTGTTCCGTGGACGATGGCACGGAGACGTGGCCGTGAAGGTGCTAAAGGTGGCACAGCCCACGGCTGAGCAAGCACAGGCCTTCAAGAACGAGATGCAGGTCCTCAG gAAGACGCGCCACGTGAACATCCTTTTGTTCATGGGCTTCATGACAAGGCCCGACTTTGCCATCATCACCCAGTGGTGTGAGGGTTCCAGCCTCTACCACCACCTGCACGTGGCTGACACTCACTTTGACATGGTACAGCTCATTGACGTGGCGCGACAGACGGCTCAGGGCATGGA TTACCTCCATGCCAAGAACATCATTCACCGAGACCTCAAGTCCAACA ATATCTTCCTACACGAGGGACTGACGGTGAAGATCGGAGACTTTGGGCTGGCCACTGTCAAGACTAGGTGGAGTGGCGCCCAGCAAGTGGAACAGCCCACTGGCTCTGTGCTCTGGATG GCCTCTGAAGTGATCCGCATGCAGGACAAGAACCCCTACAGCTTCCAGTCTGACGTCTATGCCTATGGCGTCGTTCTCTATGAGCTCATGAGTGGCAGTCTTCCCTATAGCCACATCAACAACAGAGATCAG ATCATCTTCATGGTGGGCAGAGGCTATCTGTCGCCAGACCTCACCAAGGTGTCCAACAACTGCCCCAAAGCCATGAAGAAGCTGCTGGCCGACTGTCTGCGCTTCCAGCGGGAAGAGCGGCCCCTCTTTCCTGAG atCCTGGTCACCATAGAGCTGCTGCAACGGGTGCTGCCTAAGATCGAGCGCAGCGCATCGGAACCGTCGCTGCACCGGGCTCAGACGGAGGAGCTGCCTTCGTCCCTGCTGGGAGCCCTGCGCCTCTTTGGGCCGTAG